One segment of Ficedula albicollis isolate OC2 chromosome 2, FicAlb1.5, whole genome shotgun sequence DNA contains the following:
- the DCLK3 gene encoding serine/threonine-protein kinase DCLK3, with product MADISEALGFPHWKNDRVRKLYNLRGRELQSVSEFFREGDAFIAMGREPLTFKDLEVVLQELYPENPYAASAAIQQNEEQSQKLKSRLYDKASKVDSGFNETEVTKNCSDGLSSQLVAGHEGKSQAKTKQEEKMRTKKKWTRERWSGEHGVKPSRKTQESERYLNHERSSEEGLEEGSEEVLRCEKCKQERQAREKLWRERQAEASFENRDLNTGACQRYHVERNTKVRNCRKSPETSLEGEEVGWKDNGSRRMWKPLHRIVNKGLEKQKRSTKKERDVEKHENHRKEVVKFRKNAVDGLQLSLEVKEDNGSSCVMNQSGWLKKDTLRDAEKMSKTYREGREGQRAKDEAARREGNAICRENDMTQREKTGERRVNKEDNKAQGLESTSRRYTIKSRTDVEKHYEIGRTIGDGNFAVVKECRHCDSNQIYAMKIVDKSKLKGKEDMMESEILIIRSLSHPNIVSLIEVYETEAEIYLILEYVPGGDLFDAIIESVKFTEHDAAVMITDLCEALVYIHSRNIVHRDLKPENLLVQHNADKSTTLKLADFGLAKQVTKPIFTVCGTPTYVAPEILAEKGYGLEVDMWAAGVILYILLCGFPPFRSQDRDQEELFQIIQLGHYEFLSPYWDNISAAAKDLITRLLIVDPQKRYTACQVLQHPWIRTAGKTNSRNLQREVTINIERHFRAQRRKEVVDEDT from the exons ATGGCTGACATCTCAGAAGCTCTGGGATTTCCTCATTGGAAGAACGACCGTGTGAGAAAGCTGTACAATCTGAGAGGCAGAGAGCTCCAAAGTGTTTCTGAGTTCTTCAGGGAAGGTGATGCATTCATAGCTATGGGGAGGGAGCCCCTCACTTTCAAGGACCTGGAGGTGGTATTGCAAGAACTTTATCCTGAAAATCCTtatgctgccagtgctgccattCAGCAGAATGAGGAGCAGTCCCAAAAACTGAAGAGCAGGCTGTATGACAAGGCCTCAAAAGTAGACAGTGGCTTTAATGAGACAGAAGTGACCAAGAACTGCAGTGATGGCTTGTCTTCTCAGCTGGTGGCTGGACATGAAGGAAAAAGTCAAGCCAAGacaaagcaagaggaaaaaatgagaacCAAAAAAAAGTGGACTAGAGAGAGATGGAGTGGTGAACATGGAGTGAAACCTTCtagaaaaacacaagaaagtGAAAGGTACCTTAACCATGAGAGGAGTTCTGAGGAAGGCTTAGAGGAGGGTTCAGAGGAGGTGCTGAGATGTGAGAAATGCAAACAGGAAAGGCAGGCCAGAGAAAAGTTATGGAGGGAAAGGCAGGCTGAGGCCTCATTTGAGAATAGAGACTTAAACACAGGTGCATGTCAGAGGTACCATgtagaaagaaatacaaaagtCAGGAACTGCCGAAAATCCCCTGAAACTTCTCTGGAGGGTGAGGAAGTTGGCTGGAAAGATAATGGCAGTAGGAGGATGTGGAAGCCGCTACATAGGATTGTTAATAAAGGTCTGGAGAAGCAAAAAAGGAGCACTAAGAAAGAAAGGGATGTGGAGAAGCATGAAAACCATAGGAAGGAAGTAGTAAAATTCAGGAAGAATGCTGTAGACGGGCTCCAGCTATCTCTTGAAGTGAAGGAAGATAATGGAAGTAGCTGTGTAATGAACCAAAGTGGTTGGCTAAAGAAAGACACACTGAGGGATGCTGAGAAAATGTCTAAAACAtacagggaaggcagagagggacaAAGGGCTAAAGACGAAGCTGCCAGAAGAGAGGGGAATGCCATATGTAGAGAGAATGACATGACTCAACGAGAAAAAACAGGGGAGCGCAGAGTGAATAAAGAAGACAACAAAGCTCAGGGATTGGAAAGCACAAGTCGGAGGTATACCATTAAAAGCAGAACTGATGTGGAAAAACACTATGAGATTGGCAGAACTATTGGGGATGGGAACTTTGCAGTGGTGAAGGAATGTCGCCACTGTGATTCCAATCAGATCTATGCCATGAAAATTGTTGATAAATCCAAgctgaaagggaaggaggaCATGATGGAAAGTGAAATCCTGATTATTCGGAGTCTCTCTCATCCCAATATAGTAAGCTTAATTGAGGTGTATGAGACAGAAGCTGAGATCTACTTAATCTTAGAGTATGTCCCAGGAGGGGACTTATTTGATGCAATCATAGAAAGTGTGAAGTTCACAGAGCATGATGCTGCTGTCATGATCACTGATCTGTGTGAAGCACTGGTTTATATTCACAGCAGGAACATTGTCCATAGGGACCTCAAACCAGAGAATCTTTTG GTTCAGCACAATGCAGATAAATCTACTACACTGAAATTGGCAGATTTTGGCCTTGCTAAGCAGGTCACAAAACCTATATTTACTGTCTGTGGAACACCAACGTATGTTGCTCCTGAAATACTTGCTGAGAAGG GCTATGGCCTCGAAGTAGACATGTGGGCAGCTGGTGTGATCCTGTACATCCTGCTCTGTGGTTTCCCCCCTTTCCGCAGTCAGGACCGTGATCAAGAGGAGCTGTTTCAGATCATACAGCTGGGTCACTACGAGTTCCTATCCCCTTACTGGGACAATATTTCGGCAG CAGCAAAAGACCTCATCACCAGGCTGTTGATAGTGGATCCCCAGAAGCGGTACACAGCATGCCAAGTACTTCAGCACCCCTGGATCAGAACAGCTGGGAAAACTAACAGCAGGAATTTGCAGAGGGAAGTGACAATTAACATTGAGCGCCATTTCCGGGCCCAGCGCCGAAAGGAAGTTGTTGATGAGGACACGTGA